A region from the Rhinoderma darwinii isolate aRhiDar2 chromosome 2, aRhiDar2.hap1, whole genome shotgun sequence genome encodes:
- the GPR12 gene encoding G-protein coupled receptor 12, which translates to MNEDTKVNISWLPPDPIDVGSPENISAADSSLIPVLEPELIVNPWDIVLCTSGTLISCENAIVVLIIFHNPSLRAPMFLLIGSLALADLLAGVGLIVNFIFAYLLQSEAAKLVTVGLIAASFCASVCSLLAITVDRYLSLYYALTYNSERTVTFTYVMLVFLWGASTCVGLLPIMGWNCLKDESTCSIIRPLTKNNAAALSVSFLLMFALMLQLYIQICKIVMRHAHQIALQHHFLATSHYVTTRKGVSTLAIILGTFAACWMPFTLYSLIADYTYPSIYTYATLLPATYNSVINPVIYAFRNQEIQKALWLICCGCIPPSVSQRARSPSDV; encoded by the coding sequence ATGAATGAAGATACGAAGGTTAATATAAGCTGGCTGCCTCCGGATCCTATAGATGTCGGTTCTCCAGAGAATATCTCCGCGGCGGACTCCTCCCTGATTCCTGTGCTAGAGCCAGAGCTCATCGTAAACCCATGGGATATTGTTCTGTGCACATCAGGAACCCTAATCTCCTGCGAAAATGCTATTGTGGTCCTTATCATCTTCCATAATCCAAGCCTCCGAGCCCCAATGTTCCTTCTCATTGGTAGTTTGGCCCTCGCGGACCTCTTAGCAGGTGTGGGACTAATAGTCAATTTTATTTTTGCCTATCTTCTTCAATCAGAAGCAGCGAAGCTTGTCACGGTGGGACTGATAGCCGCTTCTTTTTGTGCCTCGGTGTGCAGCTTGCTGGCCATCACGGTTGACCGTTACTTATCGCTGTATTACGCTCTGACGTATAATTCGGAAAGGACAGTCACGTTCACCTATGTCATGCTGGTTTTCCTATGGGGGGCATCTACGTGCGTTGGTCTGCTGCCTATAATGGGCTGGAATTGCCTTAAGGATGAATCGACATGTAGCATCATCAGGCCGCTCACTAAAAATAATGCTGCCGCCCTTTCGGTTTCCTTTTTGCTTATGTTTGCACTTATGCTCCAGTTGTACATTCAGATCTGCAAAATAGTCATGAGGCACGCTCATCAGATCGCCTTACAGCACCATTTCCTGGCGACATCTCACTACGTCACCACCCGCAAAGGAGTATCAACCTTGGCCATTATATTGGGGACATTTGCGGCCTGCTGGATGCCTTTCACTCTGTATTCATTAATCGCAGATTACACCTATCCTTCCATCTATACCTATGCCACTCTCCTGCCAGCCACCTACAACTCTGTTATCAACCCGGTCATCTATGCCTTCCGGAACCAGGAAATCCAGAAAGCCTTGTGGTTGATCTGTTGTGGCTGTATCCCACCTAGCGTTTCTCAAAGAGCCAGGTCGCCCAGTGACGTATGA